A section of the Ruania halotolerans genome encodes:
- the prfA gene encoding peptide chain release factor 1 — translation MDQEFATVEPLLAEYAEIESALADPDVHADQARARMLGRRYAELGRVVAAYRTWRSAVDDAGAAAELAADDPAFAVEVEPLRAAARDAADALRNVLIPRDPDDGRDAIVQVKAGEGGEESALFAADLLRMYQRYAERQGWSTQLLDETHSDLGGYKDVSMAVKSRSTDPAEGVWAHLKYEGGVHRVQRVPVTESQGRIHTSAAGVLVFPEVDDPGEVEIDQNDLRIDVFRSSGPGGQSVNTTDSAVRITHLPTGITVSMQNEKSQLQNREQAMRVLRARLLAAQQEEADAEAAQLRRSQVRTVDRSERIRTYNFPENRIADHRTGYKAYNLDAVLSGDLGPVIASAIELDEAERLAASGD, via the coding sequence ATGGACCAGGAGTTCGCCACGGTCGAACCGCTGCTTGCCGAGTATGCGGAGATCGAGTCCGCGCTGGCAGATCCAGACGTTCATGCCGATCAGGCACGGGCGCGCATGTTGGGCCGGCGCTACGCCGAGCTCGGCCGTGTGGTGGCGGCGTATCGCACCTGGCGCAGCGCCGTCGATGATGCGGGAGCCGCGGCAGAGCTCGCCGCGGACGACCCGGCGTTCGCCGTCGAAGTCGAACCGCTGCGTGCCGCGGCGAGAGACGCCGCCGATGCGCTGCGCAACGTCCTGATCCCGCGTGACCCGGACGACGGCCGAGACGCGATCGTGCAGGTCAAGGCGGGTGAGGGCGGTGAGGAGTCCGCGCTGTTCGCCGCCGACCTGTTGCGGATGTATCAACGCTATGCCGAACGGCAGGGGTGGAGTACCCAGCTGCTCGATGAGACCCACTCCGATCTCGGCGGGTACAAGGATGTCTCGATGGCGGTGAAATCACGATCCACGGATCCGGCCGAGGGTGTCTGGGCGCACCTGAAGTACGAGGGCGGTGTGCACCGGGTGCAGCGGGTGCCGGTGACCGAATCGCAGGGGCGCATCCATACCTCCGCCGCCGGTGTGCTCGTGTTCCCCGAGGTGGATGATCCCGGCGAGGTGGAGATCGATCAGAATGATCTACGCATCGACGTATTCCGGTCCTCCGGCCCGGGCGGGCAGAGCGTGAACACCACTGACTCCGCCGTCCGGATCACGCACCTTCCGACCGGGATCACCGTCTCCATGCAGAACGAGAAGTCTCAACTGCAGAACCGCGAACAGGCGATGCGGGTGCTGCGTGCCCGGCTACTGGCGGCTCAGCAGGAGGAGGCCGATGCCGAAGCGGCGCAACTACGCCGCTCCCAGGTGCGGACTGTGGACCGGAGCGAGCGGATCCGTACCTACAACTTCCCGGAGAACCGGATTGCCGACCACCGCACCGGATACAAGGCCTATAACCTCGACGCCGTGCTCTCCGGCGATCTGGGACCGGTGATCGCCTCCGCGATCGAACTGGACGAGGCCGAACGCCTCGCTGCCTCCGGTGACTGA
- a CDS encoding homoserine dehydrogenase, producing the protein MNDGAPATLRVAVLGCGVVGTEVVRGLLGNAAELRSRTGTQLDLVGIGVRSLSTTRDPVVPVDLLTDDLTGLVRRADLVIELMGGIEPARGLILDSLAAGASVITANKALLAQHGPALHEAADSARVDLFYEAAVAGAVPIVRGVRESLAGDTITRVLGIVNGTTNYILDEMTTNGLDFGTALAQAQELGYAEADPTADVEGFDAAAKATILASLAFHSRTSMDDVPVQGITSITSDDIASAAQTGHVIKMLVIAEQGEHEGVAGLAVRVHPALVPTTHPLASVRGPYNAVFVEAEAAGTLMFYGAGAGGAATSSAVLGDVVAAARDRVNGGKAPSESAHAALPAMPAQAVHTRYQMRLDVLDVPGVLAEIAAAVAAHGVSIETVRQGVRDPEDGAALVIVTHSASESALAATVADLDTLDVVERITSILRVEGN; encoded by the coding sequence ATGAACGACGGCGCCCCCGCCACCCTTCGGGTGGCTGTACTCGGCTGCGGAGTAGTCGGCACCGAGGTGGTCCGCGGACTCCTCGGCAACGCCGCCGAGCTGCGCTCGCGGACTGGCACTCAGCTCGATCTCGTCGGGATCGGGGTGCGCTCGCTCAGTACGACCCGTGACCCGGTGGTCCCGGTGGACCTGCTGACCGACGATCTGACTGGCCTGGTCCGGCGCGCTGATCTGGTGATCGAGCTGATGGGCGGTATCGAACCGGCTCGCGGCCTGATCCTGGACTCCCTGGCTGCCGGCGCCAGCGTGATCACCGCGAACAAGGCACTCCTGGCCCAGCACGGCCCTGCCCTGCACGAGGCCGCCGATTCTGCTCGAGTGGATCTCTTCTACGAGGCCGCGGTGGCCGGGGCGGTGCCCATCGTGCGCGGTGTGCGGGAGTCGCTCGCGGGCGACACGATCACCCGGGTGCTCGGCATCGTCAACGGCACCACGAACTACATCCTTGACGAGATGACGACGAACGGTCTGGACTTCGGCACCGCCCTGGCCCAGGCGCAGGAGCTGGGTTACGCCGAGGCGGACCCCACCGCCGACGTCGAGGGTTTCGACGCCGCGGCGAAGGCGACGATTCTCGCTTCGCTTGCCTTCCACTCCCGGACCTCGATGGATGACGTTCCCGTTCAGGGGATCACCTCCATCACCTCGGATGACATCGCCTCCGCCGCGCAGACCGGGCATGTGATCAAGATGCTGGTGATCGCCGAGCAGGGCGAGCACGAGGGCGTGGCCGGCCTGGCTGTGCGCGTGCACCCGGCGCTGGTGCCCACTACCCACCCGTTGGCGAGTGTGCGTGGGCCGTACAACGCCGTCTTCGTGGAGGCCGAGGCGGCCGGCACCTTGATGTTCTACGGTGCGGGCGCCGGGGGAGCGGCAACCTCGAGTGCGGTCCTTGGGGACGTCGTTGCCGCGGCGCGCGATCGAGTGAACGGGGGCAAGGCGCCCTCGGAATCGGCACACGCGGCGCTACCCGCGATGCCGGCTCAGGCTGTGCACACCCGGTACCAGATGCGCCTGGACGTGCTCGACGTGCCAGGGGTACTCGCCGAGATCGCTGCCGCCGTGGCCGCCCACGGCGTCTCCATCGAGACGGTCCGTCAGGGGGTGCGTGACCCCGAGGACGGGGCCGCCCTCGTGATCGTCACCCACTCCGCCAGCGAGTCCGCACTCGCGGCAACTGTGGCAGATCTCGATACGCTCGACGTCGTCGAGCGAATCACCTCCATCCTGCGTGTGGAAGGAAACTGA
- the thrB gene encoding homoserine kinase — protein sequence MRLVRDEVRVRVPATSANLGPGFDAFGLAHTIHDHVRVRATTGETEVRVIGEGAGEVSGGDDHLVVRALRAGLDHVGAPQAGFSLDCENAIPHGRGLGSSAAAVVAGLVAARGLISEPEALNDRVLLELATDFEGHPDNAAPALLGGATVAWMQGRNAHAARIEVDSRIALTVLVPTERLPTKRARAALPATVSHADAAFNAGRAGLLTLALTSRPDLLMAATEDRLHQTQRADAMMASIALVGRLREAGHPAVVSGAGPTVLVFDDLSHRALELAGLGSAVQEWSVRRPSIDLVGAQIL from the coding sequence ATGCGGCTCGTTCGCGACGAGGTGCGGGTCCGGGTGCCCGCCACCAGTGCCAACCTTGGGCCGGGCTTCGATGCCTTTGGTCTGGCCCACACGATCCATGATCACGTGCGCGTGCGGGCGACCACCGGTGAGACCGAGGTGCGGGTGATCGGCGAAGGCGCCGGAGAAGTCTCCGGCGGCGATGACCATCTCGTGGTGCGCGCCCTGCGAGCTGGACTCGACCACGTGGGCGCGCCTCAGGCAGGGTTCTCGCTCGACTGCGAGAATGCCATCCCGCACGGCCGTGGCCTGGGCTCGAGTGCCGCGGCCGTGGTGGCCGGGTTGGTTGCGGCACGCGGGCTGATCAGCGAGCCGGAGGCGTTGAACGACCGGGTGCTGCTGGAACTCGCGACCGATTTCGAGGGCCACCCGGACAATGCCGCGCCGGCGCTGCTCGGTGGTGCGACCGTGGCGTGGATGCAGGGTCGCAATGCTCACGCGGCCCGCATTGAGGTCGACTCCCGGATCGCACTCACGGTGCTCGTGCCGACCGAGCGACTGCCCACTAAGCGGGCGCGCGCGGCACTGCCCGCTACCGTCTCGCATGCCGACGCCGCCTTCAATGCTGGGCGTGCGGGTCTGCTCACCCTCGCGTTGACCTCGCGCCCGGACTTGCTCATGGCCGCCACCGAGGATCGGTTGCATCAAACCCAGAGGGCTGACGCCATGATGGCGAGTATCGCGCTGGTGGGCCGGCTGCGAGAGGCCGGCCACCCGGCCGTGGTCTCCGGGGCCGGGCCGACCGTGCTCGTCTTCGACGATCTCAGTCATCGAGCTCTGGAGCTGGCAGGTCTGGGTAGCGCAGTGCAGGAGTGGTCCGTACGGCGTCCCAGCATCGACCTCGTGGGGGCGCAGATCCTGTGA
- the thrC gene encoding threonine synthase, protein MAKPWRGVIAEYADRLPIEDGDPVVTLGEGGTPLVPAPTLSTTTGAQVYLKVEGANPTGSFKDRGMTMAMSKVAGTGTEVVVCASTGNTSASAAAYAVRAGLGCAVVLPYGKIAAGKLAQAIVHGATLLAVDGNFDDCLRIVRELADSYPVAMVNSVNPYRLQGQKTAAFEVVDALGDAPTIHVLPVGNAGNISAYWMGYREYAADGLASRTPAMWGVQADGAAPLVKGVPVEFPETVATAIRIGNPASWSLAVGARDDSGGRIDSVTDAQILDAQAMIAREVGVFVEPASAASVAGLLVRAAAGEVPEGATIVCTVTGNGLKDTATALGGRDVDPQVIGTDVSDAARALGLS, encoded by the coding sequence ATGGCCAAGCCGTGGCGCGGCGTGATCGCCGAATATGCTGACCGACTCCCGATCGAGGACGGCGACCCTGTCGTCACCCTGGGCGAGGGGGGCACGCCGTTGGTGCCTGCCCCGACTCTTTCGACGACCACGGGTGCCCAGGTGTACCTCAAGGTCGAGGGGGCCAATCCCACGGGCTCGTTCAAGGACCGTGGTATGACGATGGCGATGAGCAAGGTCGCCGGCACCGGGACCGAGGTGGTGGTGTGTGCCTCCACGGGAAACACCTCCGCCTCGGCCGCTGCGTACGCCGTCCGGGCAGGGCTGGGCTGCGCGGTGGTGCTCCCGTACGGCAAGATCGCGGCCGGAAAGTTGGCCCAGGCGATCGTGCACGGTGCCACCTTGCTCGCCGTGGACGGCAACTTCGATGACTGCCTGCGGATCGTGCGCGAACTCGCCGACTCCTACCCCGTGGCGATGGTGAACTCGGTGAACCCGTATCGCCTGCAGGGGCAGAAGACGGCGGCCTTCGAGGTGGTGGACGCACTCGGGGATGCCCCGACCATCCACGTGCTTCCGGTGGGCAACGCGGGGAATATCTCCGCGTACTGGATGGGCTACCGCGAGTACGCCGCGGACGGTCTCGCCTCCCGTACGCCGGCGATGTGGGGCGTCCAGGCCGACGGCGCAGCGCCCCTGGTCAAGGGTGTGCCGGTGGAGTTCCCGGAGACGGTGGCCACTGCGATTCGGATCGGCAACCCGGCGTCCTGGTCGTTGGCGGTCGGGGCGCGCGACGATTCGGGCGGCCGTATCGATTCGGTGACCGATGCGCAGATTCTCGACGCCCAGGCGATGATCGCCCGCGAGGTCGGCGTGTTCGTGGAGCCGGCTTCGGCCGCAAGCGTTGCGGGTCTCCTGGTACGGGCTGCGGCCGGTGAGGTGCCTGAGGGTGCCACGATCGTGTGCACGGTGACCGGAAACGGTCTCAAGGACACGGCCACCGCCCTCGGCGGGCGAGACGTGGATCCGCAGGTGATCGGCACCGACGTCTCCGATGCGGCTCGCGCCCTCGGCCTGTCCTGA
- a CDS encoding aldose 1-epimerase family protein produces the protein MPLTHATGQQFQIAHAGAVATITEVGAHLREFRVGTRDVVVPFAPDELPPASNGAVLVPWPNRIRDGQYSWDGVEYQLPLTEPARGTALHGLASWQRWGIREHTTDTVELGIDLPPTPGYPFALIVSVRYALTAEGLRITTTATNTSAVDAPYGVGFHPWLSPGPGSLDEAVLQLDATRWVPTDERLLPTGVADLPAEFDFREPRVLGSTALDDAFVGATYDEDGISWLRLRGSDGRTAAVWMDRSMTCWQLCTGDQVAAVAARRTGLAAEPMSCVADAFRTGTDLIRLAPGASHTVTWGLALT, from the coding sequence GTGCCACTCACTCATGCGACAGGTCAACAGTTCCAGATCGCCCACGCGGGCGCCGTCGCCACCATCACGGAGGTGGGCGCACATCTGCGCGAGTTCCGTGTGGGCACGCGAGACGTGGTCGTCCCGTTCGCCCCGGATGAGCTCCCCCCTGCCTCGAACGGGGCCGTTCTCGTCCCGTGGCCGAACCGGATCCGCGACGGACAGTACTCCTGGGACGGTGTGGAGTACCAGCTGCCACTGACCGAACCGGCGCGTGGCACCGCGCTGCATGGTCTCGCCTCCTGGCAACGATGGGGAATCCGTGAGCACACCACCGATACCGTCGAACTCGGCATCGATCTGCCGCCGACGCCGGGCTACCCGTTCGCGCTCATCGTGAGCGTGCGTTACGCGCTCACTGCCGAGGGTTTGCGAATCACCACGACGGCGACCAACACCTCTGCTGTCGACGCCCCCTATGGAGTGGGCTTCCATCCCTGGCTCTCCCCCGGCCCCGGGTCCCTGGACGAGGCGGTATTACAGCTCGATGCCACCCGATGGGTCCCCACCGATGAGCGCCTCCTGCCCACCGGCGTGGCAGACCTGCCCGCTGAGTTCGACTTCCGCGAACCACGCGTCCTGGGCAGCACCGCCTTGGATGACGCATTCGTCGGTGCCACCTATGACGAGGACGGGATCTCCTGGCTACGACTGCGTGGCTCGGACGGTCGAACGGCGGCGGTGTGGATGGACCGGTCGATGACCTGCTGGCAGCTGTGCACCGGCGACCAGGTGGCGGCGGTGGCCGCGCGGCGGACCGGCTTGGCGGCCGAACCGATGAGCTGCGTGGCGGACGCATTCCGTACCGGCACTGACCTGATCCGCCTCGCTCCTGGAGCGAGCCACACAGTCACCTGGGGCCTGGCACTCACCTGA
- the prmC gene encoding peptide chain release factor N(5)-glutamine methyltransferase: MTDPRGPAGSGTPADRSRGTADAEHAAWARLGLAADGQTHEPPSLNAIVRAGSALLEEAGVPSPDVDALRIAEHLLSAQRLTLVVPPRMPADFPRRFAEAIDRRRRREPLQHITGTAAFRYLELEVGPGVFVPRPETEVVAGVAIDAVQAAIAGGVARPVVVDLCSGSGAIACSVAHEVPAAEVYAVELGQQAASATEENAGRLGLTIDVQWSDATSPDVLDYLDGTVNVVVSNPPYIPPDAVPVDPEVRDHDPDLALYGGGADGLDVPRGVLARAVTLLRSGGTLVMEHAEVQAQALRELAEGTGTLEQVRTGQDLAGRDRMLIARKR; the protein is encoded by the coding sequence GTGACTGATCCCCGCGGTCCGGCCGGTTCTGGCACCCCGGCCGATCGGTCGCGCGGCACCGCCGATGCCGAACATGCGGCATGGGCCCGTTTGGGACTGGCGGCCGATGGACAGACGCATGAGCCGCCGTCGTTGAATGCCATCGTCCGGGCCGGATCAGCTCTCCTCGAGGAGGCTGGAGTGCCCTCTCCGGACGTGGACGCCCTCCGCATCGCCGAGCACCTGCTCAGCGCCCAGCGCCTTACGCTGGTGGTGCCGCCGCGCATGCCCGCCGACTTCCCGCGCCGGTTCGCCGAGGCGATCGATCGCCGACGGCGCAGGGAGCCGTTGCAGCACATCACCGGTACCGCTGCGTTTCGCTATCTCGAACTCGAGGTGGGGCCCGGAGTATTCGTGCCGCGGCCGGAGACCGAAGTCGTGGCTGGGGTGGCGATCGACGCAGTGCAGGCTGCGATCGCCGGGGGAGTGGCCCGGCCGGTGGTGGTGGACCTGTGCAGCGGGAGCGGGGCGATCGCCTGTTCTGTTGCACACGAGGTGCCAGCCGCCGAGGTGTATGCCGTGGAGCTCGGCCAGCAGGCGGCGTCGGCGACGGAGGAGAACGCCGGCCGCCTGGGCTTGACCATCGACGTGCAATGGTCGGATGCGACCTCTCCGGACGTGCTGGATTACCTCGACGGCACGGTGAACGTGGTCGTGTCCAACCCGCCCTACATCCCTCCTGATGCGGTGCCGGTGGATCCCGAGGTACGTGATCATGACCCGGACCTGGCCCTCTACGGCGGCGGTGCGGACGGTCTCGACGTGCCCCGTGGCGTGCTCGCACGCGCGGTGACACTGCTCCGATCCGGTGGCACGCTCGTGATGGAGCATGCCGAGGTCCAGGCGCAGGCGTTGCGGGAGCTCGCTGAAGGGACCGGTACCTTGGAGCAGGTACGTACCGGTCAGGACCTCGCCGGCCGTGATCGGATGCTGATCGCCCGGAAGCGGTAG
- the lysA gene encoding diaminopimelate decarboxylase gives MTHPNAPHLWPAATAVIDGVLHLGGTPVTALAETFGTPSYLLDVPGLRARAAHYRAAFENAFAPADVQVYYAGKAFLSTALARWVHAEGLRIDTASAGELATALAAGIDGSDIGLHGNNKSPGEIDQALAYGVGRIVIDSLPEIELVAQRAAAHGVRAPVMVRVTTGVHAGGHDFIATAHEDQKFGLSLAGGAAMTALERILALPELELLGLHSHIGSQILDADGFAAAATALLGLRADLAERTGHLVGELDLGGGYGIAYTPHESAVDVVAVARALAQACRAECERLGTAMPAFSFEPGRAIVGPSMMTVYRVGTVKPVQLPDGASRLYVSVDGGMSDNIRPALYGANYHAELASRTSAAPLVTARVVGKHCESGDIVVRDVALPGDIRAGDLVAVPATGAYGRSMASQYNLIPRPGVVAVGDGPAREIVRRETLQDLLALDLG, from the coding sequence GTGACCCACCCGAACGCCCCCCACCTATGGCCGGCCGCGACCGCCGTCATCGACGGTGTGCTGCACCTGGGCGGCACACCGGTGACCGCACTCGCGGAGACCTTCGGTACGCCCTCCTACCTCCTGGACGTCCCGGGCCTGCGGGCCCGGGCGGCCCACTACCGCGCGGCCTTCGAGAACGCGTTCGCGCCTGCGGACGTCCAGGTCTACTACGCGGGCAAGGCGTTCCTGTCGACCGCCCTCGCTCGTTGGGTGCATGCCGAGGGCCTGCGGATCGATACGGCATCGGCCGGCGAACTCGCCACGGCGCTCGCGGCGGGGATCGACGGTAGCGATATCGGCTTGCATGGGAACAACAAGTCGCCAGGCGAGATCGACCAGGCATTGGCGTACGGCGTCGGTCGCATCGTGATCGACTCCCTGCCGGAGATCGAGTTGGTGGCGCAACGTGCGGCGGCGCACGGGGTGCGCGCGCCGGTGATGGTGCGCGTGACCACCGGTGTGCACGCCGGCGGTCACGACTTCATCGCGACTGCGCATGAGGACCAGAAGTTCGGCCTCTCCCTGGCGGGCGGCGCTGCCATGACTGCGTTGGAGCGCATTCTGGCCCTCCCGGAGCTCGAGCTGCTCGGCCTGCATTCCCACATCGGCTCTCAGATCCTCGATGCGGACGGGTTCGCTGCCGCCGCGACTGCTCTGCTCGGGCTGCGTGCCGACCTCGCCGAGCGCACCGGCCACCTGGTCGGCGAACTCGATCTCGGCGGCGGGTACGGGATCGCCTACACCCCGCACGAGAGTGCCGTGGACGTCGTGGCCGTGGCGCGCGCCCTCGCGCAGGCCTGCCGCGCCGAGTGCGAACGGCTCGGCACGGCGATGCCGGCCTTCTCCTTCGAGCCCGGTCGCGCCATCGTGGGACCGAGCATGATGACGGTCTACCGGGTGGGCACCGTCAAGCCCGTCCAGCTTCCTGACGGCGCCTCGCGCCTGTACGTGTCCGTGGACGGTGGGATGAGCGACAACATCCGCCCCGCCTTGTACGGCGCCAACTACCACGCCGAGCTCGCATCCCGGACGTCCGCAGCACCGCTGGTCACGGCCCGGGTGGTGGGCAAGCACTGTGAAAGCGGCGACATCGTCGTGCGGGACGTGGCGCTGCCCGGGGACATCCGCGCCGGCGATCTGGTCGCTGTGCCCGCCACCGGCGCCTACGGCCGCTCGATGGCGAGCCAGTACAACCTCATCCCACGCCCTGGTGTGGTTGCCGTGGGAGACGGGCCTGCACGTGAGATCGTCCGCCGCGAGACCCTGCAGGATCTGCTCGCCCTCGATCTCGGCTGA
- a CDS encoding DALR anticodon-binding domain-containing protein gives MRIWLSSACLLRVIPPILTGALADLRPSARTSRGGTASEAFERVQFAHARARNVSRIARAHGVRPADLAIEAPAAVDLQLPDRRLLVALAGARSALDAGTERSVQAHARVLAAIYQTWFTRTRTAPRGAEAIASGHRTRLALNDAVAVALATELTALGLDAPEHL, from the coding sequence GTGCGGATCTGGCTGAGTTCGGCGTGTCTGCTCCGAGTGATCCCGCCCATCCTCACGGGCGCTCTCGCCGACTTGCGGCCCTCAGCCCGCACCTCGCGCGGAGGGACCGCTTCCGAGGCGTTCGAGCGGGTCCAGTTCGCGCATGCACGCGCGCGCAATGTCTCCCGGATCGCCCGTGCGCACGGAGTCAGACCGGCCGATCTGGCGATCGAAGCACCGGCTGCCGTCGATCTGCAACTCCCTGACCGGCGGCTTCTGGTGGCCCTCGCTGGTGCTCGATCTGCCCTCGATGCGGGCACCGAACGGTCGGTTCAGGCGCACGCCAGAGTGCTCGCAGCGATCTACCAGACCTGGTTCACACGCACTCGAACAGCCCCCCGCGGCGCGGAGGCGATAGCCTCGGGGCACCGCACCCGACTCGCCCTCAACGATGCAGTCGCCGTGGCACTCGCCACTGAGCTGACCGCCCTCGGCCTCGACGCCCCGGAGCACCTGTGA
- the rho gene encoding transcription termination factor Rho — protein MSEPSTSSAAPRSAALSSLRLAELQSLAGELGLKGTAKMRKSDLVEAIRAARSGGSAASAPRADAQEDQRAPAKQDRPPRRSTAKSGSAKTDAVTSDAAQTDTERSDSGEPATAPAQDGGSAREKVSSAEKAPAGRSRRSRSQGTGAAQAETAPRADAAPQADAAPQSDAAPQSDAAARTGAAAEREAGGQVASSDRPARGSRTSNRGSGEGQVNGQNSRDAQSNRSSRDEAPREDQPARENQATRRDRAAEADTAGGRRNRRVRSDGGQPQLDLPSMGQDGGSSRTPSLDDIQLPEGRRPDDAGSGRSDSSGRNDAGGRNSRGGQDTSGRNPRNSGNDSGGRDGRQDSAAARESDLDDERSGRRRRGRDRYRDRKRRGRSPEPIEEEVEISEDDVLLPVGGILDILDNYAFVRTSGYLPGPNDVYVSLGQVKKHALRRGDAVVGAVRQPREGENNQRQKYNALVRLDQVNGVPVDEVGHRPHFSSLTPLYPQDRLQLETSAKELTSRIVDIVAPIGKGQRGLIVAPPKAGKTIIMQQIANAITANNPEAHLMVVLVDERPEEVTDMERTVSGEVIASTFDRPASDHTIVAELAIERAKRLVELGQDVVVLLDSLTRLSRAYNLAAPASGRILSGGVDASALYPPKKFFGAARNIEHGGSLTILASALVETGSKMDEVIFEEFKGTGNMELRLSRHLADKRIFPAVDVNVSGTRREELLVSEDELAIIWKLRRLLGSLDQQQAIELLQSKLRNTSSNTEFLLTVNKTTPTSGHRD, from the coding sequence GTGTCAGAACCCAGTACGTCATCCGCAGCGCCCCGCAGCGCTGCTCTGTCCTCACTCCGTCTTGCCGAGCTGCAGTCGCTCGCCGGCGAGTTGGGGCTCAAAGGTACCGCCAAGATGCGCAAGAGCGACTTGGTGGAAGCCATCCGGGCCGCACGTAGCGGCGGGTCCGCGGCGTCCGCTCCGCGCGCCGACGCCCAAGAAGACCAGCGTGCGCCGGCGAAGCAGGACCGTCCGCCTCGGCGATCCACCGCGAAGTCTGGCTCTGCGAAGACCGACGCCGTGACGTCCGACGCTGCGCAGACCGACACCGAGCGTTCCGACTCCGGAGAGCCCGCCACAGCGCCCGCGCAGGACGGCGGCTCCGCTCGTGAGAAGGTGAGCTCCGCCGAGAAGGCCCCGGCCGGCCGCTCTCGACGTTCGCGCAGCCAGGGCACCGGTGCCGCTCAGGCTGAGACTGCCCCCCGGGCCGACGCCGCCCCCCAGGCCGACGCTGCCCCCCAGAGCGACGCTGCCCCCCAGAGCGACGCTGCCGCCCGGACCGGGGCTGCCGCAGAACGCGAAGCAGGTGGTCAGGTAGCCAGCAGCGACCGGCCCGCGCGTGGTTCCCGGACCAGCAACAGAGGTTCCGGTGAGGGCCAGGTGAACGGCCAGAACTCCCGCGACGCTCAGTCGAACCGGTCCTCCCGCGACGAGGCGCCCCGCGAGGATCAGCCCGCACGCGAGAATCAGGCCACGCGTCGCGACCGGGCCGCCGAGGCCGATACGGCCGGTGGCCGCCGCAACCGTCGTGTGCGTTCCGACGGCGGGCAGCCGCAGCTCGACCTGCCGTCGATGGGGCAGGACGGTGGCAGTTCCCGTACCCCCTCTCTGGACGACATCCAGTTGCCCGAAGGTCGCCGGCCCGATGATGCGGGTAGCGGGAGATCTGACTCGTCTGGCCGAAACGATGCCGGCGGTCGCAACTCCCGAGGCGGGCAAGATACCTCCGGTCGCAACCCCAGGAACAGCGGCAACGACTCGGGCGGCCGGGACGGCCGCCAGGACTCGGCCGCCGCTCGAGAGAGTGACCTGGACGACGAACGCTCGGGCCGTCGTCGGCGGGGCCGGGACAGGTACCGGGACCGTAAGCGGCGCGGTCGTTCCCCCGAGCCGATCGAGGAGGAGGTGGAGATCTCCGAGGACGACGTGCTGCTGCCAGTCGGCGGGATCCTCGACATCCTGGACAACTATGCCTTCGTCCGGACCAGCGGCTACCTGCCCGGGCCCAACGATGTGTACGTCTCGCTCGGCCAGGTGAAGAAGCACGCCCTGCGCCGTGGAGACGCAGTGGTGGGTGCGGTGCGCCAGCCGCGCGAAGGGGAGAACAACCAGCGCCAGAAGTACAACGCGCTGGTGCGCCTGGACCAGGTCAATGGTGTGCCCGTCGACGAGGTCGGGCATCGTCCGCACTTCTCCTCGCTCACTCCGCTCTACCCCCAGGACCGGCTCCAGCTGGAGACCTCTGCGAAGGAGCTCACCTCGCGGATCGTGGACATCGTGGCCCCGATCGGCAAGGGCCAGCGCGGTCTGATCGTGGCGCCGCCGAAGGCGGGCAAGACGATCATCATGCAGCAGATCGCCAATGCGATCACGGCGAACAACCCGGAGGCACACCTGATGGTGGTGCTCGTGGACGAGCGGCCCGAAGAGGTCACGGACATGGAGCGCACGGTCTCTGGTGAGGTGATCGCCTCGACCTTCGACCGGCCCGCCTCCGATCACACGATCGTGGCTGAACTCGCCATCGAACGGGCGAAGCGCCTGGTGGAGCTGGGGCAGGACGTGGTGGTGCTGCTGGACTCGCTCACCCGCCTTTCACGCGCCTACAACCTGGCCGCGCCCGCCTCCGGGCGGATCCTCTCCGGTGGTGTGGACGCCTCCGCGTTGTACCCACCGAAGAAGTTCTTCGGGGCCGCCCGCAACATCGAGCACGGCGGCTCCCTCACCATTCTCGCCTCGGCGCTGGTGGAGACCGGTTCGAAGATGGACGAGGTGATCTTCGAGGAGTTCAAGGGCACCGGGAACATGGAGTTGCGGTTGTCCCGTCACCTCGCCGATAAGCGGATCTTCCCGGCCGTGGACGTGAATGTCTCCGGTACCCGGCGCGAGGAACTGCTGGTCTCTGAGGACGAGCTGGCGATCATCTGGAAGTTGCGTCGGCTGCTCGGGTCGCTGGACCAGCAGCAGGCGATCGAATTGCTGCAGTCCAAGCTACGCAACACCTCCTCCAACACCGAGTTCCTGCTCACGGTGAACAAGACCACGCCCACGTCTGGTCACCGCGACTAG